A window of the Camelus ferus isolate YT-003-E chromosome 22, BCGSAC_Cfer_1.0, whole genome shotgun sequence genome harbors these coding sequences:
- the LOC102520500 gene encoding olfactory receptor 10H1, protein MQGANLSAVTEFILIGFSTFPHLQLMFFLLFLLMYLFMLLGNVLIMATIWSEHSLHTPMYLFLCALSISEILYTFAIIPRMLADLLSTHRSISFMACASQMFFSFMFGFTHSFLLTVMGYDRYVAICHPLHYNVFMSPRGCACLVAWSWVGGLVMGLVVTSAIFQLTFCGPNGIHHFACHVPPLLKLACGTDAQVVAKGVGLMCIMALLGCCLLILLSYAFIVATILRIPSAEGRHKAFSTCASHLTVVVVHYGFASVIYLKPKGPQSLEGDTLMGITYTVLTPFLSPIIFSLRNKELKNAMRKTFLNKLYPEKM, encoded by the coding sequence ATGCAGGGAGCCAACCTCTCAGCAGTGACTGAATTCATCCTCATCGGCTTCtccaccttcccccacctccagctgatgttcttcctgctcttcctgctcATGTACCTGTTCATGCTGCTGGGGAACGTGCTCATCATGGCCACCATCTGGAGCGAGCACagcctccacacccccatgtacctCTTCCTGTGCGCCCTCTCCATCTCCGAGATCCTCTACACCTTTGCCATCATCCCGCGCATGCTGGCTGACCTGCTCTCCACCCACCGCTCCATCTCCTTCATGGCCTGTGCCAGCCAGATGTTCTTCTCCTTCATGTTCGGCTTCACCCACTCCTTCCTGCTCACCGTCATGGGCTacgaccgctacgtggccatctgccaCCCCCTGCACTACAACGTGTTCATGAGTCCCCGTGGCTGTGCCTGTCTGGTGGCCTGGTCCTGGGTTGGAGGCTTGGTCATGGGGCTGGTGGTGACATCAGCCATTTTCCAGCTCACCTTCTGTGGACCCAATGGCATCCACCATTTTGCTTGTCATGTGCCTCCACTATTGAAGTTGGCCTGTGGAACTGATGCACAGGTAGTGGCCAAGGGTGTGGGCCTGATGTGTATCATGGCCCTGCTGGGCTGCtgtctcctcatcctcctctcttATGCCTTCATTGTGGCCACCATCTTGAGGATCCCCTCCGCTGAGGGCCGGCAcaaggccttctccacctgtgcGTCCCACCTCACCGTGGTGGTTGTGCATTATGGCTTCGCCTCCGTCATCTACCTCAAGCCCAAGGGTCCCCAGTCTCTGGAAGGAGACACGCTGATGGGCATCACCTACACGGTCCTCACTCCCTTCCTCAGCCCCATCATCTTCAGTCTCAGGAACAAGGAGCTGAAGAATGCCATGAGGAAGACCTTCCTCAACAAGCTCTACCCAGAAAAAATGTGA